AGTGCGGTGCCGGAGGTGGGCCACATCGTGCCCTACACGGGGTATGCGGTAACGGCGGAGGACCTGAAGCGGCTGGGGACGATGGCGGTGGAGCCGGCGGAGCAGGCGGCGCAAAAGAGCCTGCCCTATGTGGGGCTGGGGGAGCTGCTGGCGGAACGGTTTCACACCACGGTGGCCTTCATCGCGGAGCTCAATGCGGGCCGGTCTCTGGATGCGCTGACACCGGGCGAGGTGATCCGGGTGCCGAATGTCCGGCGGCCGCTCCGCGTGGACCGTTTCCCTTCGGGTTATGCCAAACCGCCCGCCTCTGTGGCAGCGACCCGGCACGTGATCGTGGATACGCGTTTTCGCATGCTGCGGGTGATGGAGGAGTCACGGTTGCTGGCGGCCTTTCCTCTGACGCCGGGGTCTGAGGAACACCCGGCACCGAAGGGGGAATGGAAGATCACCAATGCTGTACCGTGGCCGTGGTATCGCTATGATGAAGGCGTGCTGAAAAGGGGCGAGCGGACCGAGACCTTTTACAATCTGCCCCCTGGACCTAACAGCCCGGTGGGTCTGCTGTGGGCAGGCCTGAACCGCCCCGGCGTGGGCATCCACGGCACCGCCTTTCCGGAGACGATCGGCCGTGCAGGCAGCCATGGGTGCATCCGGCTTTCCAACTGGGACGCGGCGACGTTTTACACGCTGGTGCAGAAAGGCATGCCTGTGACCATTCGATAAATGCTTCTCCTGGATGCTGGATTTCTGGGTTCGGAGGCCCGCATCAGGTTTAATCCCCCGCCTCGACCTTCAGCGCCTCCAGCGGTATGACCGCCAGCTCAGCGCTGTTGTTGTTGGCCAGTTCACGGCCTTCTCCCACCCGGCCCACTTTGCCGCCGGTATTGGAATAACCAACGTAGAGGTGTCCCTCGTGCTCGACAGCGTAAGGATAAGAAAGGGCG
The Prosthecobacter sp. SYSU 5D2 DNA segment above includes these coding regions:
- a CDS encoding L,D-transpeptidase family protein, with protein sequence MKPSSARRRIRLSLAVLFASSLFGLTSCATRPVTVAEAADAGADEVSRTQAVQLQIFLDGENFGPGVVDGHLGEFTRKALALYQESQGLPPSAVPEVGHIVPYTGYAVTAEDLKRLGTMAVEPAEQAAQKSLPYVGLGELLAERFHTTVAFIAELNAGRSLDALTPGEVIRVPNVRRPLRVDRFPSGYAKPPASVAATRHVIVDTRFRMLRVMEESRLLAAFPLTPGSEEHPAPKGEWKITNAVPWPWYRYDEGVLKRGERTETFYNLPPGPNSPVGLLWAGLNRPGVGIHGTAFPETIGRAGSHGCIRLSNWDAATFYTLVQKGMPVTIR